The following coding sequences lie in one Pseudorca crassidens isolate mPseCra1 chromosome 2, mPseCra1.hap1, whole genome shotgun sequence genomic window:
- the BGLAP gene encoding LOW QUALITY PROTEIN: osteocalcin (The sequence of the model RefSeq protein was modified relative to this genomic sequence to represent the inferred CDS: deleted 1 base in 1 codon) translates to MRPLMFLALLALATLCLAGWSDAKPRDEESGKGAAFVSKQEGSEVVKRLRRYLDHGLGAPAPYPDPLEPRREVCELNPACDELADHIGFQEAYRRFYAQPRALSPAGLAGSPQLWLLSGTPPPPLSLTSLPGKCETPAAGSIIPAAPE, encoded by the exons ATGAGACCCCTCATGTTCCTCGCCCTACTGGCCCTGGCCACACTCTGCCTCGCTGGCTGGTCAG ATGCAAAGCCCAGAGATGAGGAGTCTGGCAAAGGTGCAG CCTTTGTGTCCAAGCAGGAGGGCAGCGAGGTGGTGAAGAGACTCAGGCGCTACCTGGATCATGGGCTGGG AGCCCCAGCCCCCTACCCAGATCCGCTGGAGCCCAGGAGGGAGGTGTGTGAGCTCAACCCCGCCTGTGACGAGCTGGCTGACCACATTGGCTTCCAGGAGGCCTATCGGCGCTTCTAC GCACAGCCTAGAGCTCTCAGCCCTGCCGGCCTGGCTGGCAGCCCCCAGCTCTGGCTCCTCTCCgggacccctccccctcccctctccctgaccTCCCTGCCCGGCAAGTGTGAGACCCCAGCAGCTGGGAGCATCATCCCAGCTGCTCCAGAATAA